In a single window of the bacterium genome:
- a CDS encoding class I SAM-dependent methyltransferase → MSIYRRYAEAYAKAGQGRFSLLLVPWVSTVLERHGSGVRTLADVACGGGEFAVAMARQGLQMTGIDQSPEMLALARAAADRSGVHVDWLEQDMRDLRLPHPVDAATCLYDSLNYLVDEGELRRAMGAVAAALRPGGLFLFDMNTVRGLATRWGNRVWIIQDADDAFEADQSAFDYDTGIATLRVNAFLQRQDDLYERVREVHRERGYPIPAIDASLKAAGFEVLGRWSSPSFDEVTAETGRVFYAARRS, encoded by the coding sequence GTGAGCATCTATCGTCGGTACGCGGAGGCCTACGCCAAAGCCGGCCAGGGGCGGTTCAGCCTGCTGCTGGTCCCGTGGGTTTCCACGGTGCTGGAGCGGCACGGCAGCGGCGTCCGGACGCTCGCCGACGTCGCCTGCGGCGGCGGCGAATTCGCCGTCGCCATGGCCCGGCAGGGACTGCAGATGACCGGGATCGACCAATCGCCGGAGATGCTCGCGCTGGCCCGGGCCGCCGCGGACCGCAGCGGCGTCCACGTGGACTGGCTCGAGCAGGACATGCGGGACCTCCGGCTGCCGCACCCGGTGGACGCGGCCACGTGCCTCTACGACAGCCTCAACTACCTCGTCGACGAAGGAGAGCTGCGCCGCGCGATGGGCGCCGTCGCCGCCGCGCTCCGCCCCGGCGGGCTGTTTCTGTTCGACATGAACACGGTCCGCGGGCTGGCCACGCGATGGGGCAACCGGGTCTGGATCATCCAGGACGCCGACGATGCGTTCGAAGCCGATCAGAGCGCCTTCGATTACGACACCGGGATCGCCACGCTCCGGGTCAACGCGTTCCTGCAACGGCAAGACGACCTGTACGAACGCGTCCGGGAAGTGCACCGCGAGCGCGGGTACCCGATTCCGGCGATCGATGCCTCGTTGAAGGCCGCCGGGTTCGAGGTGCTGGGGCGCTGGAGCAGCCCGTCGTTCGACGAGGTGACCGCCGAAACCGGGCGCGTCTTCTACGCGGCCCGGCGGAGCTGA